GGTCGGCAGAAACAGCTCCAGCGCCTTGAGCAGCGTATAGTCGCCCAGCACCTGGAAGTGCGTCGCCGGCAGCGTATGCCGCACCGCATCCCATCCGCCCGCCGCGTGTACCAGCACCGGAAAGGCCACCAGCATCGACACCGTCGCGAGCAGGCCGATCACCACGTCCATGTACGCCACCGACGACATGCCCGCGATCGCCGTCAGCAGCGTCACAAACACCGCCAGCAGAATCTTGCCCGCCGTGGCCGAGATCACCGTGGGAAAGATCAGGTGCAGAATGTCGCCGCCGCCGATGAACTGGTAGCTGGTAATCGCTGTGTAAGCGAACAGCACCGCGATCACGCCCAGCACGCGCGCCAGCTGGCTGTAGCGCGCCTCCAGCAGATCGGGAATGGTGAACTGCGCGAACCGCCGCGCACGCGGCGCAATGAAGTAGATCAACAGCAGCCCGGCCCATCCGCCGCCGCCCTGCCACAGCGCCACAAAGCCGTGCCGGTATGCGTTCTCCGCACCCGCCAAAAGCGAACCCGAACCGATCCACGATGAGAGCAGCGTAAACACCAGCACGAACGCCGGCAGCGACCGGCCCGCGACCAGGAAGTCCGCCTTCGTCTTGACCGTGCGCGCGCGCAGCAGCGAAACAACCAGCAGCGTGACAATAATCACGCCCAGAACAGCAGCATACAAAGGCGACATCGGACTCCAACGTTGAATGGGAGATGAAAGAAGAGTCTACATCCCCATCCACACAAAGCAAGAGTTCAATCTTCCCGGGATCAGTGCTCAGGCTCGTAGCTAGTCATTCTTCGGTTTAGGGTCGGTTAAATCTCGGATATCATCGTCGATTGAATAGTTCTTCTTAGCTGCCTCGACGATGATCTCAGGAAGATGTTTTTGCAGGTACTCGTTCGCGAATGCCCACTTATCAAATGGCTGGTTAGGTTTCATAGCTCTCCATCCCCTTCTTAAAGCGCCAAGAGAGTACCACAGCAGAATAAATCGCCAGTCTCGGGTGCCCCACGTTTCGATTCTGAGACGTGGGAGGCTATGCTCTACCTACGATCCAGGAGCGCACACACATCCCGCGCTAAAATCCCCGCCACGCGCAACCGCTTGCTGCGTGAAGTATCTCCGGCCACCAGTGTCACCGTCGAGCGCGGCACTCCCAGCACGTCTGCCATAAACGCCAACAGCGCGTCATTCGCTTTCCCATCTACCGGAGGCGCGGCCAGCGCGATCTTCACCCGCGCACCATCGGGGTCTTCATAGATGCCGGTGATCTTGCTGCGGCTCGCGCGCGGAGTCACACGCACGGCAATCGTCACGCCGCCCGGCTCATCGCGCACTGCGTCTGCAAAGGTCACGCCTGCGGCTCACGCTACCGGATACTCACGCTTGCCAAACAGCGCCGTCCCGATCCGCACCAGTGTCGATCCCTCTTCGATACCAATCTCGAAGTCGCCCGACATGCCCATCGAAAGCTCCTCGAAGCTCAACTTCGGATATGTCTGCGCCCATCCCTCTTTCAGGCTGCGTAGTTGCCGAAAGCAAGCACGCGCCGTCTCCGGATTGTCATCGAGCGGCGGCACTGTCATCACGCCGCGCACCTCGATGCCCTCTAAATCCGCAGCCCGCTCGAAGAGCATGCGCAGTTCATCCGAATCCGGCGAGGCACCCGTCTTCGCCGCCTCGCCGCTCAGCTTGATCTCAACGAGAATCGGCAGCCGCACACCCAGAGCCAGCGCAGCCTCGCTCAGCCGCTCGGCCACCTTTACAGAGTCGACCGTATCCACACCGGAAAACAGCTTCGCAGCCTTGGCGGTTTTATTCGACTGCAAATGCCCGATCAGGTGAACCTCAATCCCCTCACGCTCCGCGCCCGCGCGCACCGCGGTCGTCAGCGATTCCTTCTTGCGCTCGAACTCCTGCACGCGATTCTCGCCGAAGAGCCGCACGCCCGCGGCCACAGCCTCTTCCAGCGCCTCGGCCGGATGCGTCTTCGACACCGCCATCAGCCGCACCTCGTCCCGCGAGCGCCCCGCCCGCCGGCACGCCGCCGCAATCCTCTCTTCGATGATCGCCAGCCTCTCCGCAAACGTACTCACTCCAACACCTCTCCGCCTTCCATTCTATGGCGCAGACTCCGGGTGCCCCACATCTCGTTCTTCTCGAGATGTGGGTTCGCAGGATGCCAAAAGACGTCCGAAGGGTTCGTGCCCACTCACGACAAAAAAAGTGGGAAGCACTCCTGCCTCCCACCCAACACAATCAAGCTAAAAGCTAGAAGCTAAGAGCTGAACTACTCTCCCGCGATCCAGCTCTTCAGCTTCGGCTCCTGCGCCGAGCGCAGTTCGATGCAGTCGTTCATCTGGTCCTTCGCGCGATAAAGCGCCCGCTCGGCCGCATGCACCTTGTGCGTAGAGTAGAAGCTCACCACATCGTCGCGCTTCTCTGCCGAGCAGAAACTGCCCGAGCCCGCCACCAGGTAACCGCCCATCATCGTGGTCATCTGCGCGCTCACCTTGTCCCAGTTCTGCTGGATCAGCTGCCACGCCAGGTCACGCGTCTCTCCACCGCGCATCAGGCCCAGGATCAGGAACGGCGAGTCCTGGTTGCGCACCTTGCCGGAGATCGCATACTCAAAGGTGCGGCGCACCAGAGCCGGATCGTTGAAGCTCGCCAGCAGGTGCAGAGCCTCTTCCTGCAACTCCGGCTTCGTCGACGACTCGGCAAGGTTCTGCAGCTGATCGTAGAAAGCCGCGTCGCCATTGGCCGCCGCAATGGCCAGCGCCGTCTGCGCCAGCGTTGCATCTTCCGAGCCAGGATCGGCAAGATACTTCGCCGCGATGGTCTTCGCCTCGGCAATGACCTGAGGATCTTTGCCCAGGCCGCCCACCGCGCCGAAGAGCGTCGCGCGCAGCTCCTTCTTATCCGCCGGATCGGAAGACGAAGCCTCGCCCAGTTGCTCCAGCGCCGGCTTGTAGATCTTTACCACCCACGCCCGCAGCGCAGCCTTCTCTTCCGGTGTCGCTGCAACCTGCGCATAGATGGTGCCGACGGCGCCGACCGCGGTCGAAACCACTGCCGCGCTGCTGTCGTCCTTCACCGCCTCAGCCAGCTTCAGGAACGAGCCT
The Silvibacterium dinghuense DNA segment above includes these coding regions:
- a CDS encoding DUF167 domain-containing protein, with the protein product MTFADAVRDEPGGVTIAVRVTPRASRSKITGIYEDPDGARVKIALAAPPVDGKANDALLAFMADVLGVPRSTVTLVAGDTSRSKRLRVAGILARDVCALLDRR
- a CDS encoding YggS family pyridoxal phosphate-dependent enzyme; protein product: MSTFAERLAIIEERIAAACRRAGRSRDEVRLMAVSKTHPAEALEEAVAAGVRLFGENRVQEFERKKESLTTAVRAGAEREGIEVHLIGHLQSNKTAKAAKLFSGVDTVDSVKVAERLSEAALALGVRLPILVEIKLSGEAAKTGASPDSDELRMLFERAADLEGIEVRGVMTVPPLDDNPETARACFRQLRSLKEGWAQTYPKLSFEELSMGMSGDFEIGIEEGSTLVRIGTALFGKREYPVA